A stretch of Aphelocoma coerulescens isolate FSJ_1873_10779 chromosome 1A, UR_Acoe_1.0, whole genome shotgun sequence DNA encodes these proteins:
- the LOC138098687 gene encoding histone H2B 5-like, which produces MPEPAKSTSAPKKGSKKAVTKTQKKGDKKRHKSRKESYSIYVYKVLKQVHPDTGISSKAMGIMNSFVNDIFERIAGEASRLAHYNKRSTITSREIQTAVRLLLPGELAKHAVSEGTKAVTKYTSSK; this is translated from the coding sequence ATGCCAGAGCCAGCAAAGTCAACCTCAGCCCCCAAAAAGGGCTCCAAGAAAGCCGTGACAAAGACGCAGAAGAAGGGTGATAAGAAACGTCACAAAAGCAGGAAAGAGAGCTACTCCATCTATGTCTACAAGGTGCTGAAGCAGGTCCATCCTGACACCGGCATCTCCTCCAAGGCCATGGGCATCATGAACTCCTTCGTCAATGACATCTTTGAGCGCATTGCTGGAGAAGCCTCCCGCCTGGCCCATTACAACAAGCGTTCTACCATCACGTCCCGGGAGATTCAGACAGCCGTGCGCCTGCTGCTCCCGGGAGAGCTGGCCAAGCACGCGGTCTCGGAGGGCACCAAGGCTGTCACCAAGTACACCAGCTCCAAATAG